One region of Cheilinus undulatus linkage group 4, ASM1832078v1, whole genome shotgun sequence genomic DNA includes:
- the gucy1a1 gene encoding guanylate cyclase soluble subunit alpha-1: MFCAKLKDLKISGECPFSSSAQNNQLGDFEERSTDAADLLPISKDVHGKTGEDLPQQKSSRAKVNLHTLGDSIRKLACPEFQRLHTALQRMMRLSDHSRDPESPITCSMDFQNCRDDPDHLVEMMNIYSSNKGIQMESVKVALGEELFNMCYEQDGHILRVVGGALHDFLNSFNILLKQSSMQPSPDREDCVNEPSVLCLDKDLGLLTVYFFNPRPTTELFFPGVIKAAARLLYHTTVDVLMDPPAAKDSILQSSPQPSLLYTVVVKDAKNLSPSPLRATSAGTLPTSLFSTIFPFHLILDPDLILVQIGHGLRKRLSRKDGLRRSATFQEHFSIVSPQIKCTFQGILTMLNTQFLLRIRHGDSSTDNTRKLMDLKGQMIYMPESNAILFLGSPCVDKLEELTGRGLYLSDIPIHNALRDVVLVGEQAKAQDGLKKRLGKAKAALEHAHQALEEEKKKTVDLLFSIFPGTVAQQLWQGQTVQAKKFDRVTMLFSDIVGFTAVCSRCTPMQVITMLNELYTRFDHSCGELDVYKVETIGDAYCVAGGLHKESETHAVQIALMALKMMELSDDVMTPTGERIQMRIGLHTGSVLAGVVGVKMPRYCLFGNNVTLANKFESGSQPRKINISPTTHRLLKDRPEFVFIPRSRQELPANFPEDIPGVCYFLEASFKTSELTLK; this comes from the exons ATGTTCTGCGCGAAGCTGAAGGATCTGAAGATATCAGGAGAGTGCCCGTTCTCCAGCAGCGCCCAAAATAATCAGCTCGGAGACTTTGAGGAGCGCTCCACTGACGCCGCGGATTTATTGCCTATTTCTAAGGACGTGCATGGAAAAACAGGCGAGGATCTACCTCAACAGAAGAGCAGCAGAGCCAAAGTTAACCTGCACACACTTGGGGACAGCATCCGTAAATTGGCATGTCCTGAG TTTCAGAGgctgcacactgccctgcaacGAATGATGAGACTGTCAGATCACAGCAGGGACCCTGAGAG tccAATTACGTGCTCTATGGACTTTCAGAATTGCAGAGATGACCCGGATCATTTGGTGGAAATGATGAACATTTACTCATCCAATAAAG GAATCCAGATGGAATCTGTGAAAGTGGCTCTCGGCGAGGAGCTCTTCAACATGTGCTATGAGCAGGATGGACACATTTTGCGAGTGGTGGGGGGCGCTCTCCACGACTTCCTCAACAGCTTCAACATCTTGTTGAAACAGAGCAGCATGCAGCCCAGCCCGGACAGAGAGGATTGTGTAAACGAACCTTCGGTCTTGTGCTTAGACAAAGATCTGGGTCTGCTTACTGTCTATTTCTTCAACCCCCGCCCGACCACTGAGCTCTTCTTCCCCGGAGTCATCAAAGCTGCTGCCCGCCTGCTGTATCACACCACTGTGGATGTGTTGATGGACCCCCCCGCTGCTAAAGACAGCATCCTGCAGTCCAGCCCGCAGCCCAGTCTTCTGTACACAGTTGTAGTTAAAGATGCTAAAAACCTGAGCCCCAGTCCCCTGCGAGCAACGTCAGCAGGGACCCTTCCTACCTCTCTGTTCTCTACCATCTTCCCCTTCCATCTGATCTTAGACCCAGATCTGATTCTGGTACAAATAGGACACGGGCTCAGGAAGAGACTGAGCAGGAAGGATGGCTTGAGGCGGTCTGCTACCTTCCAAGAACACTTCTCTATCGTCTCCCCCCAGATCAAGTGTACCTTTCAGGGTATCCTGACCATGCTGAACACGCAGTTTCTCTTACGGATCAGGCACGGAGACTCCTCTACAGATAACACGAGGAAG CTTATGGACCTCAAAGGTCAGATGATCTACATGCCAGAGTCCAATGCCATCTTGTTCCTAGGCTCACCTTGTGTGGACAAGCTGGAGGAGCTGACAGGCCGCGGCCTCTATCTGTCAGACATCCCCATTCATAACGCACTGAGGGACGTGGTGCTGGTTGGTGAACAGGCCAAAGCACAGGACGGTTTGAAGAAACGTTTGGGCAAGGCCAAAGCAGCGCTGGAGCATGCTCACCAAGcgctggaggaggagaagaagaagactgTGGACCTCCTTTTCTCCATCTTCCCCGGTACTGTGGCGCAGCAGCTGTGGCAGGGTCAGACAGTGCAGGCCAAGAAGTTTGACCGAGTCACGATGCTCTTCTCTGACATTGTGGGCTTCACTGCTGTTTGTTCACGCTGCACCCCGATGCAAGTGATCACCATGCTCAACGAGCTATACACCCGTTTTGACCACTCCTGTGGAGAGCTCGATGTGTATAAG GTAGAGACAATCGGTGATGCGTATTGTGTTGCTGGTGGTTTACACAAGGAGAGCGAGACCCACGCTGTCCAGATCGCTCTCATGGCCTTAAAGATGATGGAGCTTTCAGACGATGTTATGACACCGACTGGAGAACGAATACAG ATGCGTATAGGCCTCCACACTGGTTCAGTGCTGGCTGGTGTAGTTGGGGTGAAGATGCCACGTTACTGCCTTTTCGGGAACAATGTCACACTGGCTAACAAGTTTGAATCTGGCAGCCAACCCAGAAAAATCAACATCAGCCCAACAACCCACAG ACTGCTGAAGGATCGCCCAGAGTTTGTCTTCATTCCCAGGAGCAGACAGGAGCTTCCGGCCAACTTCCCCGAGGACATCCCTGGTGTTTGTTACTTTTTAGAGGCGTCCTTCAAAACTTCAGAACTGACTCTGAAATAA